DNA from Mugil cephalus isolate CIBA_MC_2020 chromosome 5, CIBA_Mcephalus_1.1, whole genome shotgun sequence:
GCGGGTCGTCCCACATATTACTGGGAGTcctgttttcactttgttctCGCACATACTGTGTTGTTGTACATACAGCTCAAGCTTGTGACCTACATAAAAATGCATGATGCTATGGATTGTCAGTCCTCGACTTGATTCTGGCATCTCACTTCATGCAAACTGGATTTTCCATCGTGCACTGCTTGGCTTCACATTAGTCTATGCTGATGGCCCTATGACAAATTCACTGCTACAGCTACAAGTCCCAGACCACTGTCTCCCCACTGTTATAATCCAGAATGAGTGACTCAGTAATGAGGGACTGTCTTCATGAGATTCCCCCATAAAACTGTTGGCAAATCTGCATTGAACATGCGCTCAAATCAAAAGGTCCTCATATTGATGCATTATGTTTGGGTAacatcataataaataaatcaatcctTATTAACTAATGCATTTTCAAACGTATCCGCTTATATAGAGCGGATGGAGCGTGAAGCAGCAGTGATGTTGGAGTTTGTTGAGATCTGTCCGCGGTGCTGAAAAGAGAATCCGCTCGTTCAAATCAATGGCGAATAGATCAGTTTTCATATCGACTCACAGTATTCTGGGcgaaaaaaaagtgacactgGTGCCTCAATGTTGAGTCAGATACAGAAGAGTGTtgcttccatttttatttttgtttagttaattgattttttaaaaatattatagTGTTTGAAAGGGGGAGTAAGGAGGAGTACCGTGCAGATCACCAGATTTGTTTCACCTAGTTGTCACAGCTGATGAGTTTTTGAGCAAGGCACTGGCACACAACCCCGCGCCGGTCTCTCGGGATAAGCGCGTCAGCTTAAAGCGTTAAATGTAAATGCGAAAGCCTCTGTGGAGACTCGGAAGAAGGGATTAATACCCGCAACGCTGGGCTGTTAAAACTGCATTAGACCTGGATCCTCGTCGCCAGCTGCACATCGCCCGTGGCCAGATCACAATTtcgtgaaaaagaaaatctgcacaGATGCATCCCCATCAGCGCGCGTTATCGactgaaaatgacattttcctttAAGATGATGTAAGGCATTACTTCACGGgacgtttttttccccctctccctcctgcaCAGCTTGGAGCAACATTATCTTAAACCTTCTGCCAGTCCAGTCGTTTCCGCACTCAGCAGTTTAGAGAGATGGGAGCGCGCAGGAGTACCGCTTCCATCCTCCTCTCCGAGAGCATCCTCTGAGTATGTCTCAGTATCCCAGTAGTCAGGAGCGACGCTGAGTTGCAGGATGAAAGAGGGGCTTgcgcatttttttattttattttatttttttagtttatctAGGGCTTATGTGGTTGAACTAGGAGCAAGATGCAAAAAGGTCGAGTCTCTTCACAGAAAACTTGATTAGAGatgcttttactttttgtgaCGGTGGGAATTTTTCAGAGTCAAGTGAGGATTATATTTCTTTGAAGTCCCACTGACGACCCATCACAGTGGATGTGTGTAACATGATGCCGGTTATGATAATCGATTCCGTTCAAAAAGGATGCACCGTGGGCAGGCACATTTACGCACGGGGTTAAAGGATATACTGTAGACACACCTTGGGATTGTTCTGTCATGAAACACTGGATGAGAGGACTGCAGCTTGAATCAAGGCTATGCTTTGGGTCTGAGCGCATCGGCACCATGCAGCTACACCCCACATCCTGAACTTCTGGGACGTTTGCGCTCCGCGATCAAGACTCGGATTTcgtgtaagaaaaacaaaatatggcATTGAGCGAAAATTGCAAAACGCAACCTGCTAAAGAGCAAAGCTCGGTGCAAACCCCTCCGTCGGATGTGATTGAGCTCAACGTGGGTGGACAGGTGTATTACACTCGTCATGCCACCTTGACAAGCTTTCCAAATTCCTTACTTGGGAAGCTGTTCTCTAACAAGAAGGGGTCTTCAAATGACTTGTCCCGGGACCTCAGAGGGCGATATTTTATTGACAGAGATGGCTTTCTGTTCCGTTATATATTGGATTACCTTAGAGACAAGCAagttgtcctccctgatcacTTTCCCGAGAGAGGGAGGTTAAAAAGAGAAGCGGAATACTTCCAGCTACCAGATTTGGTCAAACTTTTGTCATCGGATGAGTCAAAACTCCTTCCAGACGACTTGTACCACAGTGATTTCGACGATGTCTCGCAAGGCAGCGACCAGAGGTTTTACCCCTCTTACTCCTTGGACAGGAGGTATGGCTATATCACGGTGGCTTACAAAGGAGTTTGTGCCGCGGGAGCCAGAGAGAGTCAAACTGATTCCAAAGGCAAAAAGTTGCCGAGAATCTTCATCAGCAGCAGGATTGGCTTGGCGAAAGAAGTGTTTGGAGACGCCCTGAATGAGAACAGGGATACGGACAGACCACCCGATCGATACACGTCCAGGTTTTACCTCAAGTTCAGGCACCTGGAGAGAGCTTTTGACATGCTGTCAGAGAGCGGCTTTCACATTGTGGCCTGCAATACGTCCCTGACCGCGTCCTCCATCGGTCATTACGCGGATGACAGGGTTTGGTCCAATTACGCACAGTACATCTTCTACCGTGAGTGACGATTTATTCCCACTCTTAAAAggaatgtgaatttaaatggaGGCTTTTTGACCTTCAGGGGGTAATAATGAATCAACCAAGTGAAAATTAAACGCCAGCAAATGTAAACTAATAATAGATAAAAGAAGATAATTAGCAAGTGCCCCTCCCTTCCACAAACAGCCACATTCAGGGAACATATCTGTGTGGTATAACGTCAACCAGAACGGCTGTTTTCTTTCTAAGTGATAAAAGTTCGGCATTGACATTTTTCTAAATCGCATCTAATTTAATTCCAGAGACTGCCAGGTGATGTGCAGAAAGGGGAGGGTTGTGTTCGCTCACTCCACCAGGAGGCACGGTTGGGTTGGAGCCTCATCCTCAACCTTTGCATTTCTTGCAGTGGATGATTtcaaacttgtgttttttggccTGATATGAGAGTAAAAACTTGCCCACGGGCCCACGGGGAGTTGAGTCACGATGCTGCTACACTTCAAGTACACATGCGTCATGTGTGAACACAGCTCTCTCCCTTGGATTCTGACAGCCGATGGGTTATGAATAATACAGCACCAGTGGGCAGGAAAAAATAGTCACATAAATGCCCTGCGTTCCCTCCAATcagctttgccttttttttttttttttttttttaaacttggaGATAAAGTTTGTTCATCAGCACATTACTTAATTAGCTGCAAGTATGGCTCATTCCTTTGCAGGGGAAGGAGTTGTGCCATATGGCCAATTAAAAAGCACTTTGTTCGTTATTCTGAATGACTCCCTTTAGAAAAGCTGGAGAAACCCCAGTTAATGGGTCAAGG
Protein-coding regions in this window:
- the LOC125007670 gene encoding BTB/POZ domain-containing protein KCTD16-like; translation: MALSENCKTQPAKEQSSVQTPPSDVIELNVGGQVYYTRHATLTSFPNSLLGKLFSNKKGSSNDLSRDLRGRYFIDRDGFLFRYILDYLRDKQVVLPDHFPERGRLKREAEYFQLPDLVKLLSSDESKLLPDDLYHSDFDDVSQGSDQRFYPSYSLDRRYGYITVAYKGVCAAGARESQTDSKGKKLPRIFISSRIGLAKEVFGDALNENRDTDRPPDRYTSRFYLKFRHLERAFDMLSESGFHIVACNTSLTASSIGHYADDRVWSNYAQYIFYRGPSRWSSSHCDCCCKSHKSEREGESGTSINDLSSSCSETQSEASSPQETVICGPVSRRPNVQTLDRSMPKGPAHMMQHGEMRRKTDGLRVRTFGVREREAAKRKANKEKMTPEQELEKCIQDFRRIRIPDRFPERKYMWQSELLRKYRL